The Psychrobacter arenosus region TACCCGCAGAACGGTTTCAAAAACAAAAATACCATCCGTAAACCCTAACGCTTGCTTAGACATACTAGCCTCCTAAGATAAACTAGCAATAGGAACAATGCTATTAAGAAAAACAACTGGCCGCTGCTAAATAATAGGCAATTGTTCATTAATTATATATTTCACTGATGATAGCACACTTCTTATAGGTATCAATAAGCGCTTTATCGGTTATGAGCATTTAGCTTAGCCGAGCTGCAGTTCTTAGCGTTTATAGAGGCAGCTAGTATCATTAAGAGCAACAAATTCATGCCATTGCGCCTCCTTAGTCAGTGCTGAATAACGCTTGGCAATTTGCCGCTTTTCTGCTAGAATGTCGCCTCCCACCTCGAGGCAAATGTCAGTCACTATTGATTTATGCGGTAGTAGCCACATTTGACAACCAGGTTTATCCTTTTATTTACCTCAAAACTGGATTGATTAGCGGGCTATTCGCTCGATAATGATGAAGGACTGTTAGGTAAAAAAGATCAAGAGGCTAGTTATCATGAAAGTGAAAATGAAGACAAAACGTGGCGCTGCTAAGCGCTTCAAAAAGACGGCCACTGGTTTTAAGCGTAAGCAAGCTTTCAAAAGCCACATCCTGACCAAAAAATCTCCAAAGCGTATTCGTCAGTTACGCGGTCTGAAAATGGTTCATAAGTCTGATGTTGCAGCGGTTCGCCGTATGTGCCCGTATATCTAAACGGACAGCTGACTTAGTTCTTTTTTTAAACGCAACTGCTAATCGTTATTTTCGTCGCTATAACTGTCTTAAAGGTAAGGATTATTAGGCTATTGGCCGGTAATCGATATCAATAAGATTAACCATCTTGCAGCTTTATACTCCCTTAATAATAGGGCAAAGCAGAGATTGGATAGCGGCTATCAAAAAATCTTGGAGTAAATTATGGCTCGTGTAAAACGTGGTGTACAGGCCAATCGCCGTCACAAAAAAATCTTAAAACGCGCAAAAGGTTACTACGGTGCCCGTTCGCGTGTTTACCGTGTTGCCGTACAAGCGGTAACTAAAGCAGGTCAGTACGCTTATCGTGACCGTCGCAACAAAAAACGTTCATTCCGTCGTCTATGGATTGCTCGTATTAATGCTGGTGCACGTTTAAACGGTTTAAGCTACAGCCGCTTTATCAACGGTCTTAAAAAGGCAAACATCGAAATCGATCGCCGTGTACTAGCTGACATTGCTATGCATGACGCGCCAACTTTCGCAGCCTTGACTGAAAAAGCTAAAGCTGAGCTTGCTTAAGTTTATTGATTTAAACTTAATATCTGCATTGTTATAACGCAATTATTAAAAGCTGCCCTTAGCCGGTGGCTTTTTTTATGCCTGTATTATTTATTGCAATATAAGCGCAAGTCTTTACAATTAGGGCGTGTCGCCCATTCAATCATGACACACTGGTGTGGTTAAATAAGGACACGCCTTAACACTCTGTTTTGATCAGGAACTATTATAACCATGAGCCATTTTGCAGACGAGGCCCTCGCAGGCGTCCTACCGACCTTATCCGAGACCTTGACAGAAGTCACCCAAGCCCATTTTGATGAGTTTATCGCCGCGGCGCGCCAGTTAATAGCAGGGGCGGGCTCCTTACAGGATTTACAGCAGCAGCGCGTAACCCTGACCGGCAAAAAAAGTGCGCTAACCACTTGGTCAAAGCAGTTGGGTAAATTAGAGGCTGAAGACAAAAAGTCTTATGGTGCGAGTTTGCATGAAGTGCGCAGCGCTATTCAAGACGCTTTAACCGAGCAGCAGCAGGCTTTAGAAGTCGCAGCGCTACAGGCTAAATTAGACGCCGAGCGTATCGATATTACTTTGCCCGCTCGCGGTAGTGATAAAGGTCGCTTGCATCCGATTACGATGACGACGCAGCGTATGCAGCAGTTTTTTGTACAGGCGGGTTTTAACGTCGCTACGGGTCCAGAGGTCGAGCACGACTACTATAATTTCGAAGCGCTAAATATTCCTTCGCATCACCCTGCACGCGCTATGCACGATACTTTCTACTTTGATGCGCACTATTTATTGCGTACGCACACCAGCCCCGTGCAGATTCGCACGATGGAAGCGGGTGAGCCGCCTATTCGTATTATCTGTCCGGGCCGTGTTTACCGCTGTGACTCAGATCAAACGCATTCGCCTATGTTTCATCAGTTAGAAGGCTTAATGGTGAGCAAATCGAGCACTTTTGCAGAGTTAAAAGGCTTGATTAGTGAATTTCTAGAAGCCTTTTTTGGCAAATCACTAACCGTGCGTTTCCGTCCGTCATTTTTCCCCTTTACCGAGCCATCTGCGGAAGTCGATATCTTGGCGGATAATGGCAAGTGGTTAGAAGTGATGGGCTGCGGTATGGTCCACCCCCAAGTCCTCAAAAACTGTGGCATCGACCCAGAAGAATATACGGGCTTTGCCTTTGGTATGGGCATCGAGCGTTTCGCCATGCTCTACTATGGTATCGATGACTTACGTTTGTTCTTCCAAAACGATGTGCGCTTTTTAAAACAATTTAGCTAGCCTTATTGAGGGCGCAAGCTAGTATTGGTGCCGACTAGGGCTAGCGCTTATTGCTAGCAAGTAGACCAAGAGCAGATATTAAATAAAAGCATTAACAGTATTGAGAGTCTTATGAAAATTAGTGAAAAGTGGCTACGTCAATGGGTGAATCCCAACAATAGCAGTACCGAGCTTGCCGAACAATTAACGATGGCAGGGCTTGAGATTGATGACCAATATCCCGTCGCGGCTCCTTGTCAAGGCGTAGTCGTCGGTCAAATTACCCAAGTAGCTCCGCATCCGGACGCTGATAAACTGCGCGTTACCCAAGTCGATATCGGCAGTGGCGAATTACTAC contains the following coding sequences:
- the rpmI gene encoding 50S ribosomal protein L35; this translates as MKVKMKTKRGAAKRFKKTATGFKRKQAFKSHILTKKSPKRIRQLRGLKMVHKSDVAAVRRMCPYI
- the rplT gene encoding 50S ribosomal protein L20, encoding MARVKRGVQANRRHKKILKRAKGYYGARSRVYRVAVQAVTKAGQYAYRDRRNKKRSFRRLWIARINAGARLNGLSYSRFINGLKKANIEIDRRVLADIAMHDAPTFAALTEKAKAELA
- the pheS gene encoding phenylalanine--tRNA ligase subunit alpha, with the protein product MSHFADEALAGVLPTLSETLTEVTQAHFDEFIAAARQLIAGAGSLQDLQQQRVTLTGKKSALTTWSKQLGKLEAEDKKSYGASLHEVRSAIQDALTEQQQALEVAALQAKLDAERIDITLPARGSDKGRLHPITMTTQRMQQFFVQAGFNVATGPEVEHDYYNFEALNIPSHHPARAMHDTFYFDAHYLLRTHTSPVQIRTMEAGEPPIRIICPGRVYRCDSDQTHSPMFHQLEGLMVSKSSTFAELKGLISEFLEAFFGKSLTVRFRPSFFPFTEPSAEVDILADNGKWLEVMGCGMVHPQVLKNCGIDPEEYTGFAFGMGIERFAMLYYGIDDLRLFFQNDVRFLKQFS